The following coding sequences lie in one Candidatus Poribacteria bacterium genomic window:
- a CDS encoding BMC domain-containing protein, protein MTATQGRALGVVETRGMSALVSAVDAMLKAAGVRLVGRHGIGSGWVTAVVEGDVDAIGTAIRAGTEAVGSHGELIRTETIAGPDRTASDAMPHLAANVEPSDDGRALGLLETQGVAPLIVGADAVAKSADVELTGWAFIGGALCHLAVRGDVSAVRTAIDAGRRAVEPVGTVYASAVLPRPHAGVDGMLPGRLAGEPERVGALGVLETTGYAACVAGTDAMVKVADIGLRRFSIGSGGRIVALATGSVDDVRESVEAGRAISEDVGGSVAAHVVSSADEQVLACFGGTFSAKAEASGEAMGLLETRTTVGLVKAMDRMLKTASVTFEGNYKVGYFLTASVIRGDVSSVREALDVGAQEAARYGDVAGVHMIPHPYGALEERLPHR, encoded by the coding sequence ATGACGGCAACCCAAGGGAGGGCGTTGGGAGTCGTCGAAACGCGCGGCATGTCGGCGCTGGTGTCCGCCGTAGACGCCATGCTGAAAGCCGCTGGCGTCCGGCTCGTCGGTCGGCATGGCATTGGTTCAGGCTGGGTGACGGCGGTCGTCGAGGGTGATGTCGACGCCATCGGGACGGCGATCCGCGCTGGGACCGAGGCCGTCGGGTCGCATGGTGAGCTGATCCGCACAGAGACCATCGCCGGTCCTGACCGAACGGCGTCCGATGCGATGCCGCATCTCGCGGCAAACGTCGAGCCGTCAGACGATGGACGCGCGCTCGGGCTCCTGGAGACGCAGGGCGTCGCGCCGCTGATCGTCGGAGCGGACGCCGTCGCCAAGTCCGCCGATGTCGAGCTGACCGGCTGGGCGTTCATCGGCGGGGCGTTGTGCCACCTGGCGGTCCGGGGCGACGTATCGGCGGTTCGGACGGCGATCGACGCAGGCAGACGCGCCGTTGAGCCCGTCGGGACGGTCTACGCATCAGCGGTTCTGCCAAGACCCCACGCGGGCGTCGACGGGATGCTGCCCGGGCGACTGGCCGGGGAACCGGAGCGCGTCGGCGCTCTCGGCGTGCTAGAGACGACGGGGTATGCCGCGTGCGTCGCCGGGACAGACGCGATGGTGAAGGTCGCTGATATCGGGCTCCGGCGGTTCTCCATCGGCAGCGGCGGTCGCATCGTCGCCCTGGCGACGGGCAGCGTTGACGATGTCCGCGAGTCGGTCGAGGCGGGTAGGGCGATCTCTGAGGACGTTGGGGGGTCCGTCGCGGCGCATGTCGTCTCGAGCGCCGATGAACAGGTTCTTGCGTGCTTCGGCGGGACGTTCAGCGCGAAGGCGGAAGCCTCGGGCGAGGCGATGGGGCTGCTGGAGACACGAACCACGGTCGGGCTCGTCAAGGCGATGGATCGGATGCTGAAGACCGCTTCCGTGACGTTCGAGGGCAACTACAAGGTCGGGTACTTCCTCACGGCAAGCGTCATACGAGGGGACGTCAGCTCGGTGCGGGAGGCGCTCGACGTCGGCGCGCAGGAGGCGGCGAGGTACGGCGACG